TCGGCAGGCTCTTGAACGAATAGCCGCCGAGTCGAATCTGAATGCTATCAGGATCCGTAGCTATTTAGGGCCAGACCATTAGGCAACTTCCGCGAGAATTTTGAGGCAGCCTACGATGTCAATAGAGGGCGCCATGACATTCCCGCCCCATCCCCACCAGCACCCAATCCAGCGCCTGCAGGAAACTCGACCGATCCGCCTTGCTGAACGGCGGCGGCCCACCACCAACCCCGTCCATTCCCGTGCGCAGGTCTTCCATGATCGCGCGGGTGGCGAGGGCGCTGCCGATGCTGGCGGCGTCGAAGGGCTTTCCGTCGTGGCGCAACACCGTCGCGCCCGCTTTCAGGCAGCGTTCGGCCAGCAGGATGTCGGCGGTGATCACCACGCTGCGTGGCCCCGCGGCCTCCGCGATCCAGTCATCCGCCGCGTCGAAGCCGCCGGGGACCACCACGCGCTTCACCCGCTCGCTGACCGGCACGCGGAAGGGGCTGTTGCTGACCACGCGGACGTGTGCGCCGTAGCGCGCGGCGACGCGGTAGATCTCCTCCTTCACCGGGCAGGCATCGGCATCGACGAGGATGGTGACGGGTGCGCTCATGCAGCCTGCCTATAGGCGCTGGCGCGCTCCTGCCAAACCTGCCCAGCCAAACCTGCCCAGCCAAACCTAGGGGGGGCTCGCCGCTGCAGCGAGGGCGCTCAGCCGCCGCGCGCGCGCTCTTCCGTGCCGTGGCGGTGGAGCAGGACGTCGAGCATGGCGGGGCGGCGTTTGCGTTCCCAAGCGCGCTCGTGGAAGAAGAACACCACCGCGTTCACCAGCGGCTCGACCAGCGCGATGCCGCTGGCGATCAGGATCGATCCGGTGAAGACATATGCGACCGTGAACCCCACCAGCAGGTGCAGGACGAGGAAGCTCAACGTCTTGGACAGGTCGCGTTTCATGCCGGATACCTAACTCCTGCCGTTCATCGGTCCAAACGATCAAACCTGCACTGAGTAATCGGTTCCGCCGCTGATCGTGGGCGGGCGGAGAAAAAACGCTGTCCTACAGGCGGGCATCTGTGGCCTAGCATGGCGGATGACACAGCAGAGCGATCCGCCGTCCGACAATTCGCGCTGGACCGGGCCGAAGGCGATGGCGTTCCTCCATGCGCTGGCGCAGCACGGCAAGGTGGCCGCGGCGGCGCGGGGCGTGGGGATGAGCCGGCAGGCGGCCTATCGCCTGCGCGCGCGGGCGCCGGAGTTCGCGCGGATATGGCATGTCGCCCTGCAGGAAGCCGCAACGCGGCGGGCGGCCGCCCGCAAGCGCAAGGCGCGGGTCCATCCTTTGCTGGCGAAGGGGCCGCGCACGGGTGACACGCCGGCCGGACGGGTGACGGGCGGGCCGCTGACGGGTCACGGCCGCGGGGCCGCACGGTGACGCCGCGCCGCGCCGCGGTGTCAGGCGGCGCGAATACTGTGTCGCCGCCGCGACGCCGGGTCACACGATCCGGCGCAGGGTCACGCCTTCACGCCGCCAAGGTGGCGCAATGGCGGCTTTTTGCCCCTGGACACCGGTCCATGCGGTCCATGTCCCGGTGTCCGAAGCGTGTTCGCGGGGTGCCGGGCCCGGTCAGACCGGGTTGGTCATCGCGGTCATGTCCGCGTCTGGCAGGGCGGCCAGTTCAGCGGCGGTCATGCCGGTCTGCACGTCCATGTCATCGCCATCGGGGCGCGTGGTCAGGCCGTCGAGACCGATCTCGACCCAGCGGTCGGGGTCGGTGTCGTCGAGCTCAACCACCAGGCCGGTGACCGCGCCCGCCGCCTCGCGCCGGACGAGTTCGATGTCGCCCAGGTCGGTGCCGTCGGCCGCGACCAGGTCGGCGTCGAGCAGCTGCGCCTCGGTCATGCCGAGCGCGGCTTCCTCCATCCCGGCGGCGGCGGCGTTCTGGTCGGCCTGGCGTTCGACCGTGTCCTCGATCTGGTCGGCTTCGCGCTCTGCCGGGGTTTCGCCGCAGGCGGCGATCAGCGCGCATCCGGCGGCGAGGCTGGCGAAGGCGGGGAGGGCGAGTTTCATGGGCGGGTCCTTGTGTTGCCGATGTGTGTACCGGGGCAATGTCCGCCGCGACCGCATGTTCCGCGCGCGCGCGCGAGCCGCCCGCCGGACGCGAAAGGCTTTCGGTCGATCCGGCGGGCACCGATGGGCGCTGCGGATCGTTCCGGAAGGGTAAGACCAACTACCAGAAGGAGGAACCCGCCATGCAGGTCCAGTTCAATTCAGACAGCTCGGTCATGGGGACGCAGAACGTCGCCGAACGCATCGAGGCGGCCGTGCGCGAGAAGCTCGCCCGTTTCGAGGACCGGCTGACGCGCATCGAGATCCACGTGCGCGACGAGAACGGACCCAAGCACGGCGCGGACGACAAGGCCTGCACGATCGAGGCGCGGCCCAAGGGCGGCAAGCCGATCGGCGTGACCGAACATGCGAGCGCGGTGGACGATGCCGCCCGGCGCGCGGCGAACACGCTGGCGCAGCGACTGGACCGCGTGCTGGGCAAGGCCAGCAAGCACAATCACGATCCGCGCCCCGAAAAGGCGATGTGATCCCGGCGCATGCCGGCACCGGGTGGTGCTACTCCAGCACCATCCGGTAGCGCAGCGAGAAGCTCGGATTGGCCGATCCGTTGGAGGCCCGCAGCGTACCGCCCGGCGTGAAGCGAATCGCGGTCACCGCCGGATCCTGCGGCCCCACGGGGCTGTAACCGAAGGTCGCGCCGCCCGGGGCGCTGGAGTAGGCGACGTTGCTGGCGGCGCTGAAGGTGAGGCCGCTGGCAACCGCGCCGTCCGTGAAGACCGGTTGGAAGGCGGTCCGCCAGGCTGCGTCGCGATCCGGCAGGTCGACCAGGCGCAGGGTCGAGGCATCGACCGGCGCATCGCCCGTGTTGGTGACGGTGACGGTGTACTCGACGATCGCGCCGGGGATCGCCAGCGGGACGGCATTGCCCAGCGGATCGGACACGATGCGCGACGTCTTGGTGACGCCGATGATCGCGCGCAGCGGATCGCGCGTGTTGGTGATGGTGCAGGTGATGACGTCGCCCAGCCGCGGCACCACCGTACCGCTCGCGCCGCCCGATGGCAGCGCGGTGGTGGATGTCGCATTGCGATTGGTACAGGCGAGGGCTGGGCGATAGCGGGCAAGGGTGGTGGTCCCGCTCGCCGTCTCCGCCAGGAGGTAGGTGTTGCCTGCGATGGCGCTCAGCCGCCCGGTGGTCGAAGGTGTCGCGGTGGTGCTGGTCCCCGTGGTGGTGAAAGCCGCCACCTGCGCATTGGCCGTCTGGTTGCGGACTGCGAGGGCGAACTGGTCGGTCGGGAAGATGCGCCCCGGCGAGGCGATCGCCACGCGCAGCTCGAGCTTTGGGTTCGGCGTGTTGACAAACGTGCAGTCGACGAAGTCGCCGAACTGGAGCGTCCCGAAGTCGTAGCTGGTCGTCACCAGGTTGCGCGGCAGGGCGGTGCTCGAAGCGGTGTTCTCGTTGGTGCAGGAGAGTACGGAGCGATAATCCGCCAGCGTGCTGGCACTGCCGGACACCATCGCCTCGCGCAGCACCAAAGGCACTCCGGTGGTGGAATTGAACACCGCTGCGGGGAAGGGCCCGAAGCCGGTGCCGCTCGTCTGGCCGGACGCGTAGGTCGTGGCCCCGTCGCGGGACTCGATGAGGAAGCGGAACTGGTCGGCATCGGCGATACGGGCGCCCTCGATCCGCTTGCTAAGCGTGATGGACGCGAAGCGCACGGCCAGCATCACGCCCTGCAGGCCGGACCCGCGCATCGTGACGCTGACCGTGGTCGGGTTCAGGGAACTGACGATGAACGCGCCGACCCGTCCCGTCGCTCCGCCGCCAGAGGCGCGGAAGGTCGTGGTGCCGATACCGGTGGTGGTCGGGTAGACGGACCCGCTGATCGGCGCGACCTGGTCGAGCACCTGCCAGGCGGAACCGTTGGTGATGTACTCCTGGTACTCCTGCCCGTCCGTCGATTCGGCATCGGCCACGACGAACGAGTACTGGCTCGCCTGCGCGACACCGGCGGGCGGGATGATCCGGATGTTGCTGAAGTTGAGTGTCGTCGTCGCGCCATTGATCGCCTGGTAGAGCACCGGCCGGCCGGGAATGTTGAGGAAGCTGCTGTTGCCGACGGCCGCGCCGCTCCAGCTGGGTGCCGTGGCGCTCGTGAGCACGGTAGCGGTCGTCGTGGGCGCGTTCGTCACCCGCAACTGGAAGGCGAGGCGTGATCCGTCCGGGAGAGTGTAGGACATCGCCTGTCCGGTCGCGGAGCGTGCTAGCGTGTCGCTGTAATTGCTCATGTTGAGCCAGCAATAGGTCT
This genomic interval from Qipengyuania sp. JC766 contains the following:
- a CDS encoding YaiI/YqxD family protein produces the protein MSAPVTILVDADACPVKEEIYRVAARYGAHVRVVSNSPFRVPVSERVKRVVVPGGFDAADDWIAEAAGPRSVVITADILLAERCLKAGATVLRHDGKPFDAASIGSALATRAIMEDLRTGMDGVGGGPPPFSKADRSSFLQALDWVLVGMGRECHGALY
- a CDS encoding DUF2061 domain-containing protein encodes the protein MKRDLSKTLSFLVLHLLVGFTVAYVFTGSILIASGIALVEPLVNAVVFFFHERAWERKRRPAMLDVLLHRHGTEERARGG
- a CDS encoding PRC-barrel domain containing protein, encoding MKLALPAFASLAAGCALIAACGETPAEREADQIEDTVERQADQNAAAAGMEEAALGMTEAQLLDADLVAADGTDLGDIELVRREAAGAVTGLVVELDDTDPDRWVEIGLDGLTTRPDGDDMDVQTGMTAAELAALPDADMTAMTNPV
- a CDS encoding HPF/RaiA family ribosome-associated protein, whose protein sequence is MSAATACSARAREPPAGRERLSVDPAGTDGRCGSFRKGKTNYQKEEPAMQVQFNSDSSVMGTQNVAERIEAAVREKLARFEDRLTRIEIHVRDENGPKHGADDKACTIEARPKGGKPIGVTEHASAVDDAARRAANTLAQRLDRVLGKASKHNHDPRPEKAM
- a CDS encoding CshA/CshB family fibrillar adhesin-related protein, which encodes MDQPRLTFGPRPASRLVRLVLSLLAAMAALLAHDAYAQDCSRAGARGAAPSSWETYCWLNMSNYSDTLARSATGQAMSYTLPDGSRLAFQLRVTNAPTTTATVLTSATAPSWSGAAVGNSSFLNIPGRPVLYQAINGATTTLNFSNIRIIPPAGVAQASQYSFVVADAESTDGQEYQEYITNGSAWQVLDQVAPISGSVYPTTTGIGTTTFRASGGGATGRVGAFIVSSLNPTTVSVTMRGSGLQGVMLAVRFASITLSKRIEGARIADADQFRFLIESRDGATTYASGQTSGTGFGPFPAAVFNSTTGVPLVLREAMVSGSASTLADYRSVLSCTNENTASSTALPRNLVTTSYDFGTLQFGDFVDCTFVNTPNPKLELRVAIASPGRIFPTDQFALAVRNQTANAQVAAFTTTGTSTTATPSTTGRLSAIAGNTYLLAETASGTTTLARYRPALACTNRNATSTTALPSGGASGTVVPRLGDVITCTITNTRDPLRAIIGVTKTSRIVSDPLGNAVPLAIPGAIVEYTVTVTNTGDAPVDASTLRLVDLPDRDAAWRTAFQPVFTDGAVASGLTFSAASNVAYSSAPGGATFGYSPVGPQDPAVTAIRFTPGGTLRASNGSANPSFSLRYRMVLE